The following proteins are co-located in the Fluviicola sp. genome:
- a CDS encoding YoaK family protein, protein MLRRYSNSRTFQDNLRLGVFTALIAGMVNLASLVLFYSFTSNLTGHFAILTQEIADGKWFQMLVVLFWILLFFSGSFLSNNLIINSTKKNAFISHSIPMVLEIGCFIFVGIYGQFFYTETLTQTEILVSVLLCSMGLQNGLTASISNFQVKTTHLTGLTTDLALHLSMLTKKKYRMNVQVVEKTKLMAAIMGSYVAGGIFSGLIIHYVQFQVFYFISAAMLGVLAYDFAKTYVPFFMNKKQHDATLKARLEKLQSSIKTNTSKKNSVLESK, encoded by the coding sequence ATGTTACGTAGATATAGCAATAGCAGAACATTTCAGGATAATTTAAGATTAGGAGTTTTCACCGCGCTGATTGCGGGAATGGTGAATTTAGCTTCATTGGTCTTGTTTTATTCCTTTACGTCGAACCTCACGGGGCATTTTGCGATTTTGACGCAGGAAATTGCCGATGGAAAATGGTTCCAGATGTTGGTGGTCCTGTTTTGGATCCTTTTGTTCTTTTCAGGAAGTTTCCTGTCGAATAACCTGATTATCAACAGCACGAAAAAGAACGCGTTCATCTCGCATAGTATCCCGATGGTGCTGGAAATAGGGTGTTTTATTTTTGTGGGGATTTACGGGCAGTTTTTCTATACAGAAACGCTGACCCAAACAGAAATCCTGGTTTCCGTGCTTTTGTGCTCCATGGGGCTTCAAAACGGGTTGACGGCAAGTATTTCCAATTTCCAGGTAAAGACTACGCATTTAACGGGTTTAACGACCGATCTGGCGCTTCATTTATCCATGCTTACCAAGAAAAAGTACCGCATGAATGTGCAGGTCGTTGAAAAAACAAAACTAATGGCTGCCATTATGGGATCGTATGTTGCCGGGGGGATTTTTTCCGGGTTGATCATTCATTATGTGCAATTCCAGGTATTTTATTTCATTTCAGCGGCGATGCTGGGGGTTTTGGCTTACGATTTTGCGAAGACCTATGTTCCGTTCTTTATGAATAAAAAACAGCATGACGCAACTTTGAAAGCCAGGCTGGAAAAGCTTCAGAGTTCGATTAAAACAAATACAAGTAAGAAAAACAGTGTGTTGGAGAGTAAGTAA
- the trmD gene encoding tRNA (guanosine(37)-N1)-methyltransferase TrmD, with protein sequence MRFDILTILPELLEGPFNVSMMKRAQERGLLEIHVHNIRDYSTDKHRNVDDYQYGGGAGMVMAIQPIVTLIEKLKAERHYDEIIYMTPDGELLEQRHSNSWSLKENIMILCGHYKGVDERIREHYITREISIGSYVLTGGELAAAVVVDSIGRLIPGVMNDETSALTDSFQDDLLSPPVYTRPPEFNGWKVPEVLLSGDFGKIEQWREQQAIERTRTRRPDLYKKFTGEE encoded by the coding sequence ATGCGATTCGATATTCTTACCATTCTTCCGGAACTTTTAGAAGGCCCGTTCAACGTTTCCATGATGAAACGTGCCCAGGAACGCGGATTACTGGAAATCCATGTTCACAACATCCGTGATTATTCGACAGACAAACACCGGAACGTAGACGACTACCAGTATGGCGGCGGTGCAGGAATGGTTATGGCCATTCAGCCGATTGTGACATTGATAGAGAAATTGAAAGCAGAACGCCACTACGACGAGATCATTTATATGACTCCCGACGGAGAATTACTGGAGCAAAGACACAGCAATTCCTGGAGTTTAAAAGAAAATATCATGATTCTTTGCGGGCATTACAAAGGTGTCGACGAACGCATTCGCGAACATTACATTACCCGGGAAATTTCGATCGGATCTTACGTCCTTACGGGAGGAGAATTGGCAGCTGCAGTGGTTGTTGACAGTATCGGAAGATTGATTCCGGGTGTTATGAACGATGAAACCTCTGCACTTACGGACAGTTTCCAGGATGATTTGCTTTCACCTCCGGTTTACACACGTCCTCCGGAATTTAACGGATGGAAAGTCCCCGAAGTGTTGTTATCCGGGGACTTTGGAAAAATCGAGCAGTGGAGAGAACAGCAGGCCATCGAGCGAACTCGAACCCGGCGACCTGATTTGTATAAAAAGTTTACAGGAGAAGAATAA
- a CDS encoding DMT family transporter has product MSKLKGVIFVGLGAASYGILATIVKFANNSGAHTSALTFYQALVGVVSLFILMTIQYRKQPELPKPKTKSKVKLLLFGISMGLTSCLYYISIQYVSVSIGIILLMQSIWMSVVWEMIQQRKMAHWSKLAGSLVVLIGTVFATNLIQQDVKLSLIGLLYGLAAALSYTISLHASNHVEKQIPSLTRSFYLVTGGFLTVIAFWNVQIPPHLDWMIFLKFGLVLGLFGTVIPPILFTRGIPLIGLGIAGILIALEIPVSILSAHLVLKEHISLMQWFGVLLIVATVVFMNSRKQNEN; this is encoded by the coding sequence ATGAGCAAGCTGAAAGGGGTTATTTTCGTGGGATTGGGAGCTGCAAGCTATGGTATTCTTGCCACGATCGTCAAATTTGCCAACAACTCCGGAGCCCATACCAGCGCATTGACTTTTTACCAGGCTCTGGTAGGCGTGGTCTCGCTTTTCATATTGATGACCATCCAATACCGCAAACAACCGGAGCTCCCCAAACCGAAAACAAAATCCAAAGTAAAACTCCTGCTTTTCGGGATTTCCATGGGATTGACCAGCTGTCTTTACTACATTTCCATTCAATACGTTTCGGTTTCCATCGGTATCATTTTGCTGATGCAATCCATCTGGATGAGCGTGGTATGGGAAATGATCCAGCAGCGTAAAATGGCGCATTGGAGCAAACTTGCCGGAAGTTTGGTGGTATTGATCGGGACTGTTTTTGCCACAAACCTGATCCAGCAGGACGTCAAACTTTCTCTTATCGGGTTATTGTATGGTTTGGCCGCGGCTTTGTCATACACGATCAGTTTACACGCTTCCAACCATGTGGAAAAACAAATTCCCAGCCTCACACGCAGTTTTTACCTCGTTACCGGCGGATTTCTCACCGTGATCGCATTTTGGAACGTACAAATTCCCCCTCACCTGGATTGGATGATTTTCCTGAAATTCGGGTTGGTCCTGGGCTTATTCGGAACGGTAATTCCTCCTATTCTGTTCACGCGCGGAATTCCATTAATCGGCCTGGGAATTGCGGGAATCTTAATCGCACTGGAAATACCGGTTTCGATCCTTTCCGCCCATCTCGTTTTGAAAGAACACATTTCACTGATGCAATGGTTCGGAGTGTTGCTGATCGTAGCGACCGTTGTCTTTATGAACAGCCGGAAACAGAATGAGAATTGA
- a CDS encoding outer membrane beta-barrel protein, with the protein MKTGLLICLLISFQSFSQEKTWIKGRISDPKNAGVADAVLFVYSADSTLLSMAVSEKDGSFEADVIPVDSVFIRATHESFTEFTTAVIPFAEASNLNLAFQNKTKEVEEVTVSATKPVIERKPGMMVLNVEQSLSATGSSAFEILEKSPGVSISSTDNISLNGKGGIIVQIDGKAQPMSGTDLANYLRGIPSSAIDKIELIANPSAKYDAAGAAIINIRLKKDTRLGTNGTATVNYGQGIYPKAGAGISLNHRNKKVNVFGSYNYAYRKGFNHLVLERRFYEQDTFRGAYIQDNNLKFPVSNHSARFGMDFQLNRKNALSILANGMSNAYTMDGVNRSDVQLQEDVTSSRFVTTNQRKDNWFNGSANINFKHILDSAGSEITADLDYASYQNTNDQLFNTNYFDMNGTAIQNPYILTGDLKGKLAIHAVKTDLHKVLNAKNFLDAGLKSSYVIADNDLEFFDRSSGAPVYDSTKSNHYIYQETIGAGYLTWNYEGKKWSFQLGTRGEYTHVKGTQRMTNAVSDTGYFQLFPTAYLGYNPTEKHHFELSMNRRIDRPSYDQLNPFKFYLDPSTYKEGNPHLRPQTTYTFELGYAFKNVLFVNTGIATTKDNITEVIAPLTQNQNVTVQTNINLKRADLIYANISAPVQVTKWWNSVNNINAYIALYSGNVANTNLQNRGSGVLILNTVNTFTLKKDWSIEWNASYHTPEIYAFDHIKEIWHTGIGVQKKILQSRGVIKFAWTDIFYTNYIRANVAFTNYTEYFDVKRDTRVATLSFTYKFGKTSVAGSRRRGTGADDLKGRVNTGGS; encoded by the coding sequence ATGAAAACAGGACTACTCATTTGTTTGCTCATTTCCTTCCAATCTTTTTCACAGGAGAAAACCTGGATAAAAGGGCGCATTTCCGACCCGAAGAACGCAGGTGTGGCAGATGCTGTATTGTTTGTGTATTCAGCAGATTCGACCCTTTTGTCTATGGCTGTTTCGGAAAAAGACGGGAGTTTTGAAGCAGATGTGATCCCTGTGGATTCTGTTTTCATTCGGGCTACTCACGAGAGTTTTACGGAATTTACCACTGCGGTCATTCCTTTTGCGGAAGCTTCGAACCTGAACCTGGCTTTTCAGAATAAGACCAAAGAAGTGGAAGAAGTAACGGTTTCTGCCACCAAGCCGGTCATTGAACGGAAACCCGGAATGATGGTTTTGAACGTGGAGCAATCACTGAGTGCAACCGGCTCTTCGGCTTTTGAAATACTGGAAAAATCTCCGGGAGTGAGTATCAGTTCGACAGACAATATCAGCCTGAACGGGAAAGGCGGCATTATTGTCCAGATCGACGGGAAAGCACAGCCGATGTCGGGAACGGACCTGGCGAATTACCTGCGGGGAATTCCTTCTTCAGCCATCGATAAGATCGAATTAATAGCCAATCCATCTGCCAAATACGATGCAGCGGGCGCTGCCATTATCAATATCCGGCTGAAAAAAGATACGCGCCTGGGAACGAACGGAACGGCGACCGTTAATTACGGGCAGGGAATTTACCCGAAGGCAGGAGCAGGGATTTCACTGAATCACCGCAACAAGAAAGTGAACGTATTCGGATCGTATAATTATGCTTACCGGAAAGGGTTCAATCACCTGGTGCTGGAACGCCGTTTTTACGAACAGGACACATTCAGGGGCGCTTACATACAGGATAATAACCTAAAATTTCCCGTTTCCAATCACAGCGCGCGTTTCGGGATGGATTTCCAGCTGAACCGGAAGAATGCCCTGAGTATTTTAGCAAATGGAATGAGCAATGCATACACTATGGACGGAGTTAACCGCTCGGATGTGCAACTGCAAGAGGATGTTACTTCGTCGCGTTTTGTGACGACCAATCAACGGAAGGACAACTGGTTTAACGGTTCTGCCAATATCAACTTCAAACACATACTGGATTCCGCAGGTTCGGAAATCACGGCTGACCTGGATTATGCATCATACCAGAACACCAATGACCAGTTGTTCAATACCAATTACTTCGACATGAACGGAACGGCCATTCAGAATCCGTATATCCTGACCGGAGATTTGAAAGGAAAACTGGCCATTCATGCAGTGAAAACGGATCTGCACAAGGTTTTGAATGCTAAAAATTTCCTGGATGCGGGTTTGAAATCCAGTTATGTTATTGCCGACAATGACCTGGAGTTTTTCGACCGGAGCAGCGGAGCCCCGGTTTACGACAGCACGAAAAGCAATCATTACATTTACCAGGAAACAATCGGTGCCGGGTACCTGACCTGGAATTACGAAGGAAAAAAATGGTCTTTCCAACTGGGAACACGTGGGGAATATACCCATGTAAAAGGAACTCAGCGCATGACGAATGCTGTTTCGGATACCGGTTATTTCCAATTATTCCCGACTGCGTATTTGGGATACAACCCGACAGAAAAGCACCATTTTGAATTATCGATGAACCGCCGGATCGACCGTCCGAGTTACGATCAGCTGAACCCTTTCAAATTCTACCTGGACCCATCGACTTACAAGGAAGGAAACCCGCATTTACGTCCGCAAACAACTTATACGTTTGAATTGGGTTATGCCTTTAAAAATGTCCTGTTTGTGAACACAGGAATTGCTACCACGAAAGACAATATTACAGAAGTCATTGCGCCTTTGACACAGAACCAGAACGTCACCGTTCAGACCAATATCAACCTGAAACGTGCAGATCTGATCTACGCAAATATTTCGGCTCCCGTGCAAGTGACCAAATGGTGGAACAGTGTCAATAACATCAATGCATATATTGCGCTTTATTCCGGGAATGTGGCCAATACGAATCTTCAAAACCGTGGTTCGGGAGTATTGATCCTGAATACGGTGAATACTTTCACGCTGAAGAAAGACTGGTCTATCGAATGGAATGCTTCTTACCACACACCGGAAATTTATGCGTTTGACCACATCAAGGAAATCTGGCATACGGGAATCGGAGTTCAAAAGAAAATCCTGCAAAGCCGCGGAGTGATCAAATTTGCCTGGACGGATATCTTCTACACCAATTACATTCGTGCGAATGTGGCTTTCACAAATTACACCGAGTACTTTGATGTCAAACGAGACACACGTGTGGCAACTTTAAGCTTCACCTACAAATTCGGGAAAACCAGTGTTGCCGGAAGCAGAAGAAGGGGAACGGGGGCTGATGATTTAAAAGGCCGTGTGAATACGGGTGGAAGCTAG
- a CDS encoding YcxB family protein has translation MQIKTTLSQSEFAKLTGILLLKRLQVLFLLIAVIALIIGALVAMIFFHNKDAYMLVFVAIVFLGLFAFSIFNNAKRHYQSNPRIRQETTYDFSDKGVAISKEGFSSTVKWNEIIRIRKKAGLILIWQNKLVANVISAKDVNPEQLSGIKNYTEKNGIPSNL, from the coding sequence ATGCAGATCAAAACAACACTCTCCCAGTCCGAATTCGCGAAACTTACCGGGATTTTATTGCTCAAACGCTTACAAGTGCTCTTCCTGCTGATAGCCGTTATTGCGTTAATCATCGGTGCTTTGGTGGCCATGATCTTTTTTCATAACAAAGATGCTTACATGCTCGTTTTTGTGGCAATTGTATTCCTGGGTTTATTTGCATTCAGCATTTTCAATAACGCCAAAAGGCATTACCAAAGCAATCCGCGGATCCGCCAGGAAACCACCTATGACTTTTCAGATAAAGGAGTCGCCATTTCCAAAGAAGGATTTTCCTCAACCGTTAAATGGAACGAGATAATCCGCATCCGAAAAAAGGCAGGCCTGATCCTGATCTGGCAAAACAAACTGGTCGCAAACGTGATCTCTGCAAAAGATGTGAATCCCGAACAACTAAGCGGAATAAAGAACTACACCGAAAAGAATGGTATTCCTTCCAACCTGTGA
- a CDS encoding methyltransferase type 11: MGRLIKHLTDLTVNRPDPIVDNIPVLEYSQNIDPQYAVEALLEGNYVLVADRFSSGIAILDALKKHLSKQFKNESFQAQRSYRNTLRKVSQLLLIEISGHKLHVRKAPEIGWIKILYPELPDFFLPFTDAQGLNSSWQWYEKGIRIPGLKQTLHPFYGTYFPTRFEHIELFVRYLKAYNGKKDRAFDIGIGSGILSKLFHQFDFKEVNASDINPNALIGSLYSNPLNINNEQTKSRKTENHKSSANISAPLREVKQPIEKRTNLYFGDLFAGSGIKSDVVVFNPPWIPLPKEVSGIDLAIYYDDELFPRFFEEASKHLNPCGHLVILFSNLAGLMDPHFIHPVEAELEHWQRFTLVQKTTKKVAAASSKTKRKALWRDHELVECWVLKSSMS, translated from the coding sequence ATGGGACGGTTGATCAAACATCTCACAGACTTAACGGTTAATCGGCCCGACCCCATAGTAGATAACATTCCGGTACTGGAATATTCGCAGAACATTGATCCGCAATATGCCGTGGAAGCCTTGCTGGAAGGAAATTATGTGTTGGTGGCAGACCGGTTCAGCAGTGGAATTGCCATTTTGGATGCCTTGAAAAAACACCTTTCGAAACAATTCAAAAACGAATCGTTCCAGGCTCAGCGCAGCTATCGCAACACTTTGCGGAAGGTAAGCCAATTGTTGCTGATCGAGATTTCCGGTCACAAACTGCATGTGCGAAAAGCCCCGGAGATCGGCTGGATAAAAATCCTTTACCCGGAACTCCCCGACTTTTTCCTCCCATTCACGGATGCCCAGGGATTAAACAGTTCCTGGCAATGGTACGAAAAAGGAATCCGCATTCCGGGACTCAAACAAACACTCCATCCTTTCTACGGAACTTACTTCCCTACCCGGTTCGAACACATCGAACTGTTTGTCAGATATTTAAAAGCCTACAACGGTAAAAAAGACCGTGCATTCGATATCGGGATCGGAAGCGGCATTTTAAGTAAACTATTCCATCAATTTGATTTCAAAGAAGTTAACGCGTCCGATATTAATCCAAATGCCCTAATCGGATCACTTTATTCCAATCCACTTAACATTAACAACGAGCAAACTAAAAGCAGGAAAACAGAAAATCACAAATCATCTGCGAACATCAGCGCTCCTCTGCGGGAGGTAAAACAACCGATTGAAAAGAGAACAAACTTATACTTCGGTGATTTGTTTGCAGGTTCCGGAATCAAATCGGACGTGGTTGTCTTCAATCCGCCCTGGATCCCGCTCCCGAAAGAAGTTTCAGGCATTGACCTGGCTATCTATTACGACGATGAATTATTCCCGCGTTTTTTTGAAGAAGCCTCCAAACACCTCAATCCCTGCGGACATCTGGTGATCTTGTTCTCCAATTTGGCAGGATTAATGGACCCGCACTTCATTCACCCGGTTGAAGCCGAACTGGAACACTGGCAACGATTTACACTGGTTCAAAAAACGACCAAAAAAGTAGCCGCGGCCTCCTCCAAAACAAAACGGAAAGCACTTTGGCGCGACCATGAATTGGTGGAATGCTGGGTATTGAAAAGTTCAATGAGTTAA